Sequence from the Rhodococcus jostii RHA1 genome:
GATGTCGACATCGACCTCCCGCGCCCGCGGGACCGCAACGACCCCGAGGCGCTGCGCTACCGAGCGACCTTCCTCGCCCAGCTGGGCGTAGGTCGCCCATCCTCTACCAGACAGGACATTTCATGACGGTGACAACCGGCAGTGCCATCGACACGCTCTGGTACACCCGCTGCCCGGTGCCCACCGCGAGCGGCCTCGCGAACAACCTCGGGTGGCTGGGGCGCACCGCGGGCACGGCCGGGGTCGAATTCGGTGTGCTGCAGGACGCGGGCCCCGAACTGGCAGTAAAGCATTTCGATCACCAGCTGCCGGGCCTGATCCGTGAAGGCGGCAACGTCCCCGCCATGGCCGCGCGGGCGGAAGGATCCCCGACCCGGCTGATCGGTCTCACCTGGATCGACGAGGCCCAGGCCATCCTGGTGCGCGGCGAATCGGACGTCCGCGACGCCACCGGACTGCGAGGACTCCGCATCGGGATCCCCGCCTGGGCCGCCGATCGTGCACGCAGCTTCCCGCGCGCCATGGCGCTGCACGGCCTCACCTCCGCTCTGCGACTCGGCGGTCTCACCTTCGCCGACGTGCACCTCGTCGAGGTCCCGACGACACCGGCCCCGCAGGTACGCACCGCCAACCCCGATCGCAACACCACCTGGGGCGTCGAGCCGTTGCTGGCCGGTGACATCGACGCGATCTACGTCAAAGGCGCCCGGGCGCAGGAGGTGGCACGAGAGCACGGACTGGCGGTGGCCGTGGACCTCGATTCCACCGACGCCCTTCGCGACCGGGTCAACAACGGAACCCCGCGACCGGTCACCGTGCACGAAGACCTCCTCGAACAGCGGCCGGACATCGTGATCGGGTTTCTCGCCGAGAGTCTGCGCGCCGCCGACTGGGCGGCCGCGAACGTCGAACAGGTCCGTGCGGTGTTCCAGACCGAAACCCAGTCCGGACCCGAAGGCGTCGTCGCCGCATACGGCGAGAACTTTCACACCGGCCTTCACCTGAGCCTGTCCGATGAGCGGGTGGATCTGCTGGGTGTGCAGAAGCAGTTCCTCTACGCCCACGGCTTCCTCGCCCACGATTTCGACCTCGCCTCGTGGGTCGCGCATGAACCGCTCCGGCAGGCGCGCGCCCAGCTCGACGCCGAGACGGCGGCAGCGCAGTGACCGACTTCTACTGGGAACTACCGACTCGCGGTGACGGACGCAGGGTCGCCACCGAACTCGGCACCCGCGGTGGTTTCGGGGTGCGGACCCCGCACAGCGTCGCCACCGATCTGCGTCCCGGCAGATTCGGCCCCTTCGACGAACTCGCCCAAGTGATCCACGCCGCGGAACTGTCGGGCGTCGACGGTGTGGTCGCGGGATACGACCCGTCGGGCGAGGAATCCTGGATCGTGGCCGCGGCCGCACTCCGGCAGACACGTCACGCACGGGTCGCCGTGGAATTCCACCCCGCCTTCGGAACCCCGGTCTACGCGTCGAAGATGTCGGCCACTTTGCAACGGCTCTCGGGTGGACGACTGGAGTGGCGCCTCGCGGTGGAGACCGATCCCGCAGACGCACGCTCGCGCGGCGATCGGGTCACCGGCCGCGACCGCTACGCCCGCGCCGCCGAATTCCTCACCGTCGCCCGCGGGGTGTGGAACGACGAGGAGATCCTTCCTGGTGGGTTCGGAGGCACCGGGTACGAGTTCGCAGGCGACTACTACGACGTGATCGACGGCGGCTTCCGCGGGATCCTGTCCGGACTGCCGTTCCCCGTCGTTCATCTCACCGGGGACTGTGAGGACGCCCTCGCGTTGTCGGCCCGCCACGCTGACGTGCATCAGTTCGCGCTGACCGAATCCGGCTTCGAGGGTCCCGCGAAGGCCCTGGCAGCCCTGGCACGTGAGCACGGGCGATCGGTGCGGACGCTGCTGCGGGTACCGGTCATCGCGCGGGAAACAACCGACGAGGCGTGGGCACGCGTCGAGCGCCTGTGGCGGGAAGTCCACCCCGGCCCAGACATCGACGATCCCCGCGCCCTCGACCGGGGCGAGTCCCGGTGGGCGGGCTTCGACCGCCTCGGCCACCCGCACAGCACCGGACTCGTCGGCAGCTACGAGGACGTCGCACGGCAACTGTCGTCGCTGCGCGAGCGCGGCGCCGACGGCTTCGTCCTGGTCGGACGCCCGCACATCGAGGAACTCCACCGCACGGGTGAGCACCTTCTGCATCTGGTCGATCCCACCGGACGCACCCTCGCCACCCAGGAGGCGCACTGATGAGCATCGACTTCTACTGGCGCATCGGGATGGAAGGTGATCACGCGTCGTTGCGCACGCCGCGGCGCTACAACCGCGGCGACGCCGGGGGGCACCGACCCGGCAACATCGCTCCGGCGATCCGGGGCGGGGAACTCGACGGCTACGGATACATCGACCACATGGCCGCGGTGGCGAAGGCGTCCGAGTCGGCCGGGTTCCTGGGCGGTCTGCTGCCGTCCTTCCCGATGACGGAAGACCCCTGGGCCACCGCGGCCGCGCTGGCCGCCGAGACCACCACGTACCGTTTCATGGTCGCCTTCCAGCCCGGGTTCCTGCACCCGGTACAGGCGGCCAGGATGTCCGCGAGCCTGCAACGCGCCACCGGAGGCCGGCTGGTCTACAACATCATCAGCGGCGGCGGCGGTGCCCCTCAACTGTGGTGGGGAGATAAAGTCGATCACGACGACCGCTACGCCCGCACGTCCGAGTTCCTCGACGTCCTCCGCGGGGTCTGGGACGGAGAGCCATTCGACTTCGACGGCCGGTTCTTCCGCACCGACGGGGCCGCCCTGGCTCCCGGTCTGGCCGGACAACCGTTCCCCGAGGTGTACTTCTCCGGCTCGTCCGCGGCAGCCGTCGCCGCCGCGGGCACCCACTCGGACTACTACCTGTCCTGGCTCGAGCCGTACGCAGACCTGCGGAAAAAATTCGACGGCGTACGAGAGCAGTCCGCGAAACTCGGGCGCACCCCCAAGTTCGCGGTGCGGATCGACATCGTCGCCCGCCACACCGAAGACGCGGCCTGGGCGGAGATCGAGAAGGGCTGGGCCTTCGTCGACAAGGATGCCGCAAACCGGGCGGCGCAGGGCGATTCCGTCGGGGCGGCCCGCATCAAGGGCTGGGTACCCGAACACATCACCGGCTACCGGGACCTCGAAGTCCAGCCCAACGTCTGGTGCGGCTTCAGCCTGATCCGAGGTGGCCCCGCATTCGGCCTGGTCGGCAGTTACGAGCAGGTCGCCGAACGTCTCGACGAACTACGCGCACTCGGCGTCGACGCCTTCATCCTCGCCGGAAATCCCCACCTCGAGGAGGCGTACCGCGTCGGCGAAGAAGTACTTCCCCTGCTGCAACGCACATCACCCATCACTTCCGGACAGGACCTGCTGTGACTACCACCGAGAACCGACTGGACCCGCAGATCGCCACCTTCGTCGACGCCGCGCGCCGCGACGCCGACAAGGCGTTCGCCGTCTTCCGGAGCACCGGGACCGTGTCGGCCAACGGCACGGTCAACTTCGTCGAACGCGTCCCCGGCACCGAGATCGCGGTCGCGCTCAACGACCCCGGCCCGTGGGCAGACGATCCGACTGTGTCACCAGTGGTCGCGACGTTCGACGGGGAGGTGCTCTCGGGCAACGGCTCCGCCGGATTCGTCACCGGTTACGCCGCCGTCTTCCGGCAGCACCCCGAGATCACCAGCGTCGTACACATTCACACCCCGTGGCTGGGCGGGTGGGCGCAGACCCACCGCACTCTGCCGATCCGGTACGCGGCCTCGCAGCGCCTGACGCTCTCCCGCGAGATTCCGCCCCACATCGACCGGTCCCGATCGGCGGGCGAATTCATTCTCGAACGCCTGCAACACGACCCGGACCTGGTGGCCATCTTCGAAGCGAACGGCGGGGTCAACGTGATCGGCCGGAGCGGACTGCTCGACCTCGCGAAGTTCGTCGTACTACTCGAGGAAGGCGCCCAGTTCCAGGCGATCGCGGAGTCGCTCGGCGGGTCCGTCGAATTCGATCCGTCGAATCTCGCGGTGCAGTGGGGGCGCTCGGGTCTCGCCGACGAGGCACGCCGCCGCGGCCTCATCTAACACCATCGTCCCCACACTCTCACAGGCAACCAAAACAGAACAGGTAGAGATCATGACAGTGCGCGTCGGATACTTCCCGCACAATAATTCGCTTTTCGTGCTCCGGCACACCGGAATACTCGAACGCCGGCTCCCGGACATCGAATGGGTCGACCTTCGTGAACTCCCGTCGAAGCCGTCCGTCGATCCCGTCAATGCCCTTCCGACCCTGCATTCGGACTGGCTGTTCGACGACGGCGGCTACGACGTCATCGGCACCGGCTTCACCCCGCCGATCACCGGCCTGGCCCACGGCCGTGACCTCGTCTACATCGGCATCTCCGGTCCCCGCGTGGAGAACGGTCGACTCGTCGTGAAGGCGGAGTCGGGCATCGAGTCCGTCGCGGATCTGCGGGGGAAACGGGTCGGTATCGCCCATGGGTCCTGGCAGACCACGCTGCTGCTGTTCGCGCTCGACCGGGTGGGACTGACATGGTCGGACATCGTGCCCGTCGACACGGATGTGCGCGGCGGCGGAGCCGACCTCGTCAGCGGTGCCATCGATGCGTGGGTCGGCGCCTACCCCGGACTGACGGACATCGAAGCGGATACCGAGTTGCGCACTCTCGTCGAGACCGAGGGGCTCTTCAGTCATCCGTCGCTGTGGTTCACCCGCCGAGATTTCGCGGAGAACAACCCGGAGCAACTGCGCGCGATCATCGAGGCGCTGCAGGAATCGGACGACTGGATCGAGCGGAATCCCCGCGCGGCCGCGCAGTACTTCGTCGACGACGTGGAGCGGCGAGGTGGCACAGCAAGTCTCGACGCGTGGGAGGCGGCGCTGCGCGGACGGCCGTTCGGCATCAACCCGGTCACCGACGAATTCCTGGACGAACAGCAACGCGCCGCCGACCTGCTGCTGTCGAACGGATTGCTCGCGCGACGGATTCAGGTGCGTGACGCCGTGGTTCCGTGGATCGGCGAGTTCGTCGGCACCGCACGCTCCACCGTCTAGGAATCTGGCGACGCGAGAGGCCGGGCGACGACCTCGCCCGGCACCTCCCGTGGCGCGACACCAACCCCGCATCCGGGCACGGATCGACCAGACCTACACGATCGTGTCGATCCAATCCCCATGAAGAGCACTGCACGCAGAGCACGCGGCGGCGACCCTGGGGAAGCTGATCACCGAGCCGCCGGCCGGTGAACACTATTCGTGCCCTCCGGAGTGAGCATCGACTTCTAGGACTATCGTGCCCCGGCTAGTCGGTGAGGTCGCCCATAGCGCTGACGGGGTGTCGTGCCGCGAGCACTGATCCTTTAGGTGTTGTTGATCGGGAGTATCTGGCCGGTTCCCAGAAATCGATGCCGGGATTGCGGTGACCGGGTGCGGATCGACTCGAGGGAGCGCTGCTGGACCCGGGTGCCGGTTCCCGCCCTGCCGACGGGCTGTGTGCCTAGGGTGAGCTCGGGGGTGGAAACGATGAGCGCCGGCGGATACCGGCGCCGCGCTCGGCTGATTCTGCGAGTGCGAGAGGCACGCGATGACGGATTCGAGCGCGAATACCACGCGGGTGGCGTTGCGGACGCTGCTGTGGCTGGCGATCGGCATCCTGGTGGCACTGTTCGCGGTGTCCACGGCCTTCTCCGTATACGGGAGGTTGGCGGTCCGGGCAGCCATCGACGACCTGTCCGAGCAGCTGCTGCCCGCGCAGCGGGCGGTGGCCGAGCTGACCACGGAGTATCTGAACCAGGAAACCGGCCAACGCGGCTACGCCCTGACCGGTGATCCGCAATTCCTCGAACCCTACGACGCGGGCCGGCGTGACGCGGCCACACTGCACACTCGCCTGGACACGCTGCTCGCCGAGGATACGGCCGCCCAGGCAGCGTTGCAGAGTACCGTCGAGGCGGCCGAGATGTGGCGGATACGGGCGGCGGAGCCGGAGATCTCCGCGCGCCGCGACAACGCGAGCGAACCGGATCGGATCCAGTCGACGACCGCGACGGGCAAGGAGTTGTTCGACGACCTGCGCGCACGGCTCGCGGCATTGAGTGCCCGCACCGACATCCTGGTCACCGAGCAGGTCGAACGAGTCCACTCGGCGCAGGCGCTGGCGAACATCGCAACCGTTCTCGCGTGCGTTCTCGCCGTGGTCATGGTCGTGATCGCGGTGTATCTGACGCGGCGGCTGCTGACACAGCCCATCGATCATCTTCTTGCCGACATCGGCGCGTGGCCGGCGGCGACTACGGGCGCGAGATCGACACCGACGGGCCCCGGGAGGTTGCGATCATCGCCGGCGCGGTCGACACGATGCGGACCAGCCTGTTGGCCAAGAATGAACAACTCATGGCGGCGGAGCGGGCCAGCGCACGTGATGACGAACAGAGCCGGATGGCGGCCGATCTCCACGATGTGACCCTCCAACGTGTGTTCGGTCTGGGCCTCGCGCTGACCTCCCTGGGTTTCCGGCAACCACGTTTGTCGGCCGAACTCGACCCGCTGATCGACGAGACGGACAGCATCGTGCGTGGATTACGTGCCGTCATATTCGATCTCACCCAGTCCACCGCGACCGCGGGGTCCGGGGACGCGGGCAGCCTGAGTGCCGCGGTGAGCGAGATCGTCGAAAACAGCGCCGCAGCGCTCGGTTTCACCCCTGATGTCTGTGTGGAAGGACCGGTCGACCGATATTCCGGCGGCGAGGCCGGACCGGAACTGCAGGCGGCCCTGCGAGAGGCCCTGAGCAACGTGGCCCGCCACGCACAGGCGAGCGTATGCAGTGTCCGGGTCACCGCCGACGACGACGGCCTCGTCATGACCGTGAGCGACAACGGCACCGGAATCGCGGCGGGAGCTGCGCAAGGACACGGACTGACGAACATTCGGAGTCGCGCCGAGCGGCTCGGCGGTCACGCGGCCATTCGCGACCTGGGGCCGGGGACTGAGGTCGAGTGGGAGATACCGGCAGCGGATGCGTCTCCACACGTGATTATCGATCGCAGGC
This genomic interval carries:
- a CDS encoding ABC transporter substrate-binding protein; its protein translation is MTVTTGSAIDTLWYTRCPVPTASGLANNLGWLGRTAGTAGVEFGVLQDAGPELAVKHFDHQLPGLIREGGNVPAMAARAEGSPTRLIGLTWIDEAQAILVRGESDVRDATGLRGLRIGIPAWAADRARSFPRAMALHGLTSALRLGGLTFADVHLVEVPTTPAPQVRTANPDRNTTWGVEPLLAGDIDAIYVKGARAQEVAREHGLAVAVDLDSTDALRDRVNNGTPRPVTVHEDLLEQRPDIVIGFLAESLRAADWAAANVEQVRAVFQTETQSGPEGVVAAYGENFHTGLHLSLSDERVDLLGVQKQFLYAHGFLAHDFDLASWVAHEPLRQARAQLDAETAAAQ
- a CDS encoding LLM class flavin-dependent oxidoreductase, with amino-acid sequence MTDFYWELPTRGDGRRVATELGTRGGFGVRTPHSVATDLRPGRFGPFDELAQVIHAAELSGVDGVVAGYDPSGEESWIVAAAALRQTRHARVAVEFHPAFGTPVYASKMSATLQRLSGGRLEWRLAVETDPADARSRGDRVTGRDRYARAAEFLTVARGVWNDEEILPGGFGGTGYEFAGDYYDVIDGGFRGILSGLPFPVVHLTGDCEDALALSARHADVHQFALTESGFEGPAKALAALAREHGRSVRTLLRVPVIARETTDEAWARVERLWREVHPGPDIDDPRALDRGESRWAGFDRLGHPHSTGLVGSYEDVARQLSSLRERGADGFVLVGRPHIEELHRTGEHLLHLVDPTGRTLATQEAH
- a CDS encoding LLM class flavin-dependent oxidoreductase: MSIDFYWRIGMEGDHASLRTPRRYNRGDAGGHRPGNIAPAIRGGELDGYGYIDHMAAVAKASESAGFLGGLLPSFPMTEDPWATAAALAAETTTYRFMVAFQPGFLHPVQAARMSASLQRATGGRLVYNIISGGGGAPQLWWGDKVDHDDRYARTSEFLDVLRGVWDGEPFDFDGRFFRTDGAALAPGLAGQPFPEVYFSGSSAAAVAAAGTHSDYYLSWLEPYADLRKKFDGVREQSAKLGRTPKFAVRIDIVARHTEDAAWAEIEKGWAFVDKDAANRAAQGDSVGAARIKGWVPEHITGYRDLEVQPNVWCGFSLIRGGPAFGLVGSYEQVAERLDELRALGVDAFILAGNPHLEEAYRVGEEVLPLLQRTSPITSGQDLL
- a CDS encoding class II aldolase/adducin family protein, with the translated sequence MTTTENRLDPQIATFVDAARRDADKAFAVFRSTGTVSANGTVNFVERVPGTEIAVALNDPGPWADDPTVSPVVATFDGEVLSGNGSAGFVTGYAAVFRQHPEITSVVHIHTPWLGGWAQTHRTLPIRYAASQRLTLSREIPPHIDRSRSAGEFILERLQHDPDLVAIFEANGGVNVIGRSGLLDLAKFVVLLEEGAQFQAIAESLGGSVEFDPSNLAVQWGRSGLADEARRRGLI
- a CDS encoding ABC transporter substrate-binding protein, which produces MTVRVGYFPHNNSLFVLRHTGILERRLPDIEWVDLRELPSKPSVDPVNALPTLHSDWLFDDGGYDVIGTGFTPPITGLAHGRDLVYIGISGPRVENGRLVVKAESGIESVADLRGKRVGIAHGSWQTTLLLFALDRVGLTWSDIVPVDTDVRGGGADLVSGAIDAWVGAYPGLTDIEADTELRTLVETEGLFSHPSLWFTRRDFAENNPEQLRAIIEALQESDDWIERNPRAAAQYFVDDVERRGGTASLDAWEAALRGRPFGINPVTDEFLDEQQRAADLLLSNGLLARRIQVRDAVVPWIGEFVGTARSTV
- a CDS encoding CHASE3 domain-containing protein, whose product is MTDSSANTTRVALRTLLWLAIGILVALFAVSTAFSVYGRLAVRAAIDDLSEQLLPAQRAVAELTTEYLNQETGQRGYALTGDPQFLEPYDAGRRDAATLHTRLDTLLAEDTAAQAALQSTVEAAEMWRIRAAEPEISARRDNASEPDRIQSTTATGKELFDDLRARLAALSARTDILVTEQVERVHSAQALANIATVLACVLAVVMVVIAVYLTRRLLTQPIDHLLADIGAWPAATTGARSTPTGPGRLRSSPARSTRCGPACWPRMNNSWRRSGPAHVMTNRAGWRPISTM
- a CDS encoding sensor histidine kinase, producing MTLQRVFGLGLALTSLGFRQPRLSAELDPLIDETDSIVRGLRAVIFDLTQSTATAGSGDAGSLSAAVSEIVENSAAALGFTPDVCVEGPVDRYSGGEAGPELQAALREALSNVARHAQASVCSVRVTADDDGLVMTVSDNGTGIAAGAAQGHGLTNIRSRAERLGGHAAIRDLGPGTEVEWEIPAADASPHVIIDRRPGDL